From the Candidatus Saccharimonadaceae bacterium ML1 genome, one window contains:
- a CDS encoding aquaporin yields the protein MATRKAASTKKATAKKPAAAKASKTTVRTVSASAPKKKAPAVKTEPVVTVAKREKTTTLPKNIINVIFAELVGTFILTLVALTSFNDGSIGAIAIGFALSIIVMTVGAVSGAHVNPAVTLGLWSVRKLKPILLPFYWGSQFLGAMLAVILTNTIAHNSINFSFDNFTSMDWSIFGIELVGTAVFLFALTAAVTREQLNVGLRALTIGLALTVGLLSSNYLLNKTKTQAVADYQKASQSANSSKDVEIPHSAYVKSASLNPAIALAMTDHTKAELTNSSASAGEVSKSRFTLESLLGALIGAMVGSNLYLLIANSKKND from the coding sequence ATGGCTACTAGAAAAGCCGCTTCTACCAAAAAAGCGACCGCCAAAAAGCCGGCCGCAGCCAAGGCAAGCAAAACGACTGTGCGCACTGTAAGCGCAAGCGCTCCCAAAAAGAAAGCGCCCGCCGTGAAGACAGAGCCAGTCGTCACCGTTGCTAAGCGTGAAAAAACAACCACGCTGCCGAAAAATATTATCAACGTTATTTTCGCCGAGCTGGTCGGCACGTTTATTCTGACGCTCGTCGCGCTGACATCGTTTAATGATGGCAGTATCGGCGCAATCGCGATTGGTTTTGCGCTCAGTATTATTGTCATGACGGTCGGCGCCGTATCAGGCGCGCATGTCAACCCGGCAGTAACGCTCGGTTTGTGGTCGGTTCGTAAATTAAAGCCAATTTTACTGCCATTCTACTGGGGGTCGCAGTTCCTCGGCGCGATGCTGGCTGTCATTCTGACAAACACAATCGCGCACAATTCTATCAACTTTAGTTTTGACAACTTTACCAGCATGGACTGGTCAATTTTCGGTATTGAGTTGGTCGGTACGGCGGTGTTTTTGTTTGCATTAACAGCTGCAGTTACCCGCGAGCAACTAAACGTAGGACTTCGCGCATTAACAATTGGTTTGGCGCTCACTGTCGGATTACTCAGCTCAAACTATTTGCTGAATAAAACAAAAACACAGGCGGTCGCCGACTACCAAAAGGCTTCGCAATCGGCGAACAGCAGCAAAGACGTTGAAATTCCGCATTCAGCATACGTCAAAAGTGCAAGCCTGAACCCAGCTATTGCGCTCGCGATGACCGATCACACGAAAGCCGAATTAACAAATAGTTCCGCGTCGGCAGGTGAAGTCAGCAAATCGCGCTTCACGCTTGAATCACTGCTTGGCGCATTGATTGGTGCGATGGTTGGCAGCAATTTATACTTGCTTATTGCAAACAGCAAAAAGAACGACTAG
- a CDS encoding DNA recombination protein RmuC: MKAMELILVVLLIAIIVGLACGLIILAQKINKLTQQSAVELVKSDVVELSRSIAALQQTMGDKLERSQLATQQSVQKQLSESAKLVADVTQRLTKLDETNKRVVDVATDLKTLQNVLQNPKQRGVFGEYYLSSVLENVLAPGQYQTQYKFKDGEIVDAVILLDKGRILPIDSKFSLENYNRMINASGKEREQLLVKVKADLKGRIDETSKYIRPGERTMDFAFMFIPSESLYYDLLINNVGNGGSSRDLIEYAFRDKHVIIVSPTSFMAYLQTVLQGLRSLQIEEQAKDIQVRVGKLGQHIAKYDEYMNKLGNSLGTTVNHYNNAYKEFGKVDKDVVKITGRDTAVEPLLIDRPSARD; the protein is encoded by the coding sequence ATGAAAGCTATGGAACTTATTCTTGTTGTTTTGCTTATCGCTATTATCGTTGGGTTGGCGTGCGGCTTAATAATTCTGGCGCAAAAGATTAACAAACTTACGCAGCAAAGCGCGGTCGAATTAGTAAAGAGCGATGTCGTGGAGCTGTCGCGGTCGATTGCGGCGCTGCAGCAGACCATGGGCGACAAGCTAGAGCGTTCGCAGCTCGCAACGCAGCAATCGGTGCAAAAGCAGCTGAGCGAAAGCGCAAAATTAGTCGCAGATGTCACGCAGCGCCTGACGAAATTAGACGAAACAAACAAGCGCGTCGTCGATGTGGCGACTGATTTGAAGACGCTGCAGAATGTTTTGCAAAATCCAAAGCAGCGCGGCGTATTTGGCGAATATTATTTATCAAGCGTGCTCGAAAATGTGCTTGCGCCCGGGCAGTATCAGACGCAGTATAAGTTTAAGGACGGTGAAATTGTTGACGCGGTGATTCTGCTTGACAAAGGGCGGATTTTGCCGATTGACAGCAAGTTCAGTTTGGAAAATTACAATCGTATGATTAACGCCAGCGGCAAGGAGCGCGAGCAATTGCTCGTGAAAGTAAAAGCCGATTTGAAAGGGCGTATTGACGAAACGAGCAAATATATCCGCCCGGGCGAGCGTACGATGGATTTTGCGTTTATGTTTATCCCGAGTGAATCGCTATATTATGATCTGCTGATCAATAACGTCGGCAACGGCGGCAGCTCGCGCGATTTGATTGAATACGCGTTTCGCGATAAGCATGTTATCATTGTTAGCCCGACGAGCTTTATGGCGTATCTGCAAACAGTGCTACAGGGCTTGCGCAGCTTGCAGATTGAAGAGCAGGCGAAGGATATTCAAGTGCGCGTCGGTAAATTAGGGCAGCATATCGCGAAGTACGACGAGTATATGAATAAGCTCGGTAACTCGCTTGGTACGACGGTGAATCATTACAACAATGCATATAAAGAATTCGGCAAAGTCGATAAGGATGTCGTGAAGATTACCGGACGAGACACGGCGGTTGAGCCGCTATTGATTGATCGCCCGAGTGCGCGTGATTGA
- a CDS encoding ATP-grasp domain-containing protein, with product MNTDTIISMCRESFSAYDELWLVSARRDHCDNLIDLGIVCEDDFTVVHTHNDLGRKFKNSKILTPPKISSKSFDGIFSVVDDRIFDEVDRVIRDDLRVAILASSPNKPLSDYIKKRSAWEKFTITSPVDDFDKYIDLENKTLLEDILSGIESKLGYRILAESKNMSLDKNYHYIQKIFNAEAGESFFVQEAVSAAGGGTYKISNQSDFNRVQKILPKGMRVKVSTEIANAYSANGSLCIVPRGAECMVFVDPLSHKVLDADCRSNGTYCSVGNDWGINWPKAVNSLYMEIAKSIGEILYKKYGYFGIVGVDFLVKREKNEYRLYVTEINPRWQGTTLYQTYNAILSNGIPLELIHYILKLSKGGANNKVLGTIGSSEDHNVKSVSSPGVYYLKLYAPREPKLIKSDMNGRWNFKDGNILNRQQLNILEDIKKDGGGCVVYIKSPSLGSVAYGEFSPIGYIFGKNLHVFKRDKPGATSDYSRLINTVSRKLYGSL from the coding sequence ATGAATACAGATACTATTATATCTATGTGTAGAGAGTCATTCTCGGCATATGACGAACTGTGGCTTGTATCTGCGCGGCGTGACCACTGTGATAATCTTATCGACCTGGGTATAGTTTGTGAAGACGATTTCACTGTAGTGCATACTCATAATGATCTAGGACGTAAGTTTAAAAACTCTAAAATATTAACTCCGCCTAAAATTAGCTCAAAGAGTTTTGATGGAATATTTAGCGTAGTAGATGATCGCATTTTCGATGAAGTGGATAGGGTTATCCGAGATGACCTTAGGGTGGCTATATTGGCGTCTTCGCCGAACAAACCCCTGTCTGATTATATCAAAAAGAGGAGTGCGTGGGAGAAATTTACGATAACATCACCCGTGGACGATTTTGATAAATATATTGACCTAGAGAATAAGACTCTACTTGAAGATATACTTTCTGGGATTGAGTCAAAATTAGGCTACCGCATTTTAGCAGAATCAAAGAACATGTCGCTAGATAAGAATTATCATTATATTCAAAAAATATTTAACGCCGAAGCGGGAGAATCTTTTTTCGTTCAGGAGGCGGTGTCTGCTGCTGGTGGTGGAACATATAAAATTAGCAACCAAAGTGATTTTAATAGGGTTCAAAAGATTCTGCCTAAAGGTATGAGAGTAAAAGTAAGTACTGAAATTGCAAATGCCTATTCTGCCAATGGATCGCTATGTATCGTTCCAAGGGGTGCAGAATGTATGGTGTTTGTAGATCCGCTATCTCACAAAGTGCTTGACGCAGATTGTCGTAGTAACGGTACTTATTGTAGTGTTGGTAATGACTGGGGGATTAATTGGCCGAAGGCCGTTAATAGTTTGTATATGGAGATTGCAAAAAGTATCGGCGAAATTCTTTACAAGAAGTATGGTTATTTTGGTATCGTTGGTGTTGATTTCTTGGTGAAACGAGAAAAAAATGAATACAGGCTGTATGTTACGGAAATAAATCCGCGGTGGCAGGGTACTACGCTATATCAAACCTATAATGCTATTTTATCGAATGGGATACCGCTGGAGTTGATTCATTATATATTAAAATTATCTAAAGGAGGCGCAAATAATAAGGTGCTTGGGACGATTGGAAGTAGCGAAGACCATAATGTGAAAAGCGTCAGCAGCCCAGGTGTTTACTATTTGAAGTTATATGCTCCGCGTGAACCAAAGCTTATTAAGAGTGACATGAATGGTAGGTGGAATTTCAAAGACGGGAACATATTAAACAGGCAACAATTGAATATACTTGAAGACATAAAGAAAGACGGCGGAGGCTGTGTAGTTTATATAAAATCACCATCGCTTGGCAGTGTTGCGTACGGTGAGTTTTCGCCTATAGGTTACATTTTCGGTAAGAATTTACACGTTTTTAAACGGGACAAGCCTGGGGCTACTTCTGACTATAGCCGGCTAATAAATACTGTCTCTAGAAAGTTATATGGATCCTTATGA
- the pheS gene encoding phenylalanine--tRNA ligase subunit alpha, with protein MDIETIAKTLTDRALASSAPREVLRAPELKALYEHIKTLPSNERGSFGKRVNELKQALELAVSARQAELEKVDLPPIDVTAPMDVNTDIPPLLPSDQGTIHPLSAEIERISGIFNRMGYCIEESREIDDQFHMFESLNFPKGHPARDDYDTFMTEQTDVNGDRLIAPAHTSTMQNRVLQKYRAQLERGEAIAAIVPDRVFRNEDLDARHEHTFYQVEGVYVGKGVAVGNLIATLQAFLQEYYGKKLDVRVNPFYFPFTEPSFEFALSCPFCEGKDPSCKVCSGEGWIELLGCGMIHPNVLRAANINPDEYTGFAFGCGIDRLVMMRYGIEDVRHFESGKLDFLRQF; from the coding sequence ATGGATATAGAAACGATTGCAAAGACTTTGACCGACCGAGCGCTCGCCTCAAGCGCACCGCGCGAAGTTTTGCGCGCGCCAGAGTTAAAAGCGCTGTACGAGCATATCAAAACGCTGCCATCTAACGAGCGCGGCAGCTTTGGCAAACGCGTTAACGAGTTGAAGCAGGCGCTTGAGCTAGCAGTGTCGGCGCGCCAGGCGGAATTAGAGAAAGTTGATTTGCCGCCGATTGATGTTACTGCGCCGATGGATGTTAATACTGATATTCCGCCGCTCTTGCCAAGCGATCAGGGTACGATACACCCTTTAAGTGCCGAGATTGAACGCATCAGCGGTATATTTAACCGCATGGGCTACTGTATCGAAGAGTCGCGCGAAATCGACGACCAGTTCCACATGTTCGAAAGTTTGAATTTCCCGAAGGGCCACCCGGCACGCGACGATTACGATACATTTATGACCGAACAGACGGACGTAAACGGCGACCGTCTGATTGCGCCGGCACATACCAGCACCATGCAGAACCGCGTCTTGCAAAAGTATCGCGCGCAGCTGGAGCGAGGCGAAGCTATTGCTGCTATCGTCCCCGACCGCGTCTTCCGTAACGAAGACCTGGATGCGCGGCACGAACATACGTTTTATCAAGTCGAAGGCGTCTATGTTGGCAAGGGTGTCGCTGTCGGTAACCTGATTGCCACGCTACAGGCATTTTTGCAGGAATATTACGGTAAAAAACTTGACGTGCGTGTCAATCCATTTTATTTCCCATTTACTGAGCCAAGTTTTGAATTTGCCTTGAGCTGCCCATTTTGCGAGGGTAAAGATCCGTCTTGTAAAGTTTGCTCCGGCGAGGGTTGGATTGAATTATTGGGCTGCGGCATGATTCACCCGAACGTATTGCGCGCCGCCAACATCAACCCGGATGAGTACACCGGCTTTGCGTTCGGCTGCGGTATTGACCGCCTGGTCATGATGCGCTACGGCATTGAGGACGTACGGCATTTTGAGAGTGGGAAGTTGGATTTTTTGCGGCAGTTTTAG
- a CDS encoding ABC transporter ATP-binding protein, producing MPHEVIKVEQLSKTYGSGDSAAQALKKVSFSIFHGDFLMITGRNGSGKSTFMHQVAMLDYPTKGRILFNLKKNDADAVNVAALPEKQRIEMRLREIGYIFQEYALIRELTALENVMLPRLMWCSARVAREKALRELNRVGLKKKARHLPSELSGGEQQRVAIARALVNDPHIIFADEPTANLDTVASKNVMETLKKINADGITVVMISHEADELQYAKRQIVFENGVVKAERTPAAGELL from the coding sequence ATGCCGCATGAAGTCATCAAAGTTGAGCAGTTGAGCAAGACGTACGGGTCGGGTGATAGTGCGGCTCAGGCGCTAAAAAAGGTGAGTTTTTCGATTTTTCACGGCGATTTTTTGATGATCACAGGGCGTAATGGTTCGGGAAAATCGACGTTTATGCACCAGGTAGCGATGCTGGATTATCCCACAAAAGGCAGGATTTTATTTAATTTGAAAAAGAACGATGCCGATGCGGTGAACGTTGCGGCGTTGCCGGAAAAGCAGCGGATCGAAATGCGCTTGCGCGAAATCGGCTATATTTTTCAGGAGTACGCACTGATTCGCGAGTTGACGGCGCTTGAAAATGTAATGTTGCCACGGCTGATGTGGTGCTCGGCGCGAGTGGCGCGCGAAAAGGCGCTACGGGAATTAAACCGCGTCGGTCTGAAGAAAAAGGCGCGGCACCTCCCGTCTGAATTGTCGGGCGGCGAGCAGCAGCGCGTTGCGATTGCGCGCGCATTGGTGAACGACCCGCACATTATTTTCGCCGATGAGCCGACAGCTAACCTTGATACGGTTGCGTCGAAAAATGTGATGGAGACGCTAAAAAAGATCAATGCCGACGGTATTACGGTGGTGATGATTTCGCACGAAGCGGATGAATTGCAATATGCTAAGCGGCAAATCGTGTTTGAAAACGGCGTGGTAAAAGCCGAGCGCACGCCGGCGGCGGGGGAATTATTGTGA
- a CDS encoding Cofac hem bdg domain-containing protein, protein MSSFISSAAVVSARETYNLYSHLYVGGWCKIGNMAKPVQIYTIFTTHTPQTLPIQSLGLLPASRLYLCGEIHGARQNADAVWTLCYSLGIKQLALEYSASVDVFVQRAVRGDVDISLLNPAMFDSSVLSIEMLKTVVELLRTGAIDQVAYIDETFDYTIDQWRQITDPDWREVVMARNIERLDLSQPTLCVMGNWHTRPRKTSRHISALRRVSETMPEAVLIQNVYRSGTVYNAGKIIALTPRLDLPEQYKIIQRTKRNFDLAVPLAQEINSVTFSPDADVSN, encoded by the coding sequence GTGAGCAGTTTTATCTCGTCGGCGGCTGTAGTTAGTGCGCGAGAAACATATAACCTGTACTCACACCTTTATGTTGGCGGTTGGTGTAAAATTGGTAATATGGCTAAGCCAGTGCAAATTTACACTATATTCACCACCCACACCCCACAAACCCTGCCAATTCAGTCGCTAGGTTTATTGCCGGCTAGCCGACTGTATTTATGTGGCGAGATTCATGGCGCGCGGCAAAATGCCGATGCTGTTTGGACTTTGTGTTATTCACTCGGCATTAAACAGTTGGCGCTGGAGTATAGCGCTTCGGTTGACGTTTTTGTGCAGCGGGCGGTGCGCGGCGATGTGGATATTTCGCTTCTAAACCCTGCGATGTTTGACAGCAGCGTTTTGTCGATTGAGATGCTAAAAACCGTGGTGGAATTGCTGCGAACTGGCGCGATAGACCAGGTGGCGTACATCGACGAAACGTTTGATTACACGATTGATCAGTGGCGGCAAATTACCGACCCAGACTGGCGCGAGGTGGTGATGGCACGTAATATTGAGCGGCTGGATTTGTCGCAGCCGACGCTTTGCGTGATGGGTAATTGGCATACGCGTCCGCGCAAAACTAGCCGCCACATTTCGGCGCTTCGCCGCGTGAGTGAGACGATGCCTGAAGCCGTGCTGATTCAAAATGTTTATCGCTCCGGAACGGTTTACAATGCTGGCAAAATAATTGCTCTAACACCACGATTGGACTTACCTGAGCAGTATAAAATTATCCAGCGAACGAAGCGGAATTTTGATTTGGCGGTGCCGTTGGCACAGGAGATAAATTCAGTAACTTTTTCTCCGGATGCGGATGTGTCAAATTAA
- the glgC gene encoding Glucose-1-phosphate adenylyltransferase — MLRGLRSIIPAAGEATRLRPHTLVKQKPMLPMGSDGKKIIDWSLNIASQTESTTVTLHFDESKTKDLENHLESKKDKVAALRDSRRMGAASLIAFSYDLFEPYPEGNSLILPADHVVENINLSEFYEKHLEMDADVTILGVDIKPYGQYIHAHNGTVGEISDHPGGSEYMSSSGIYIISNIKLLEWIARNKRNGWNGEHRSLMRDFITPLIYTGNVVSHRLPDEGYWDDAGTIKRYYDNNMRLSLSNNVLDDEATIGGEATVSRSVLIGSTAIKSGIIDAEIISSDGLNQYSTKIYNRRQ, encoded by the coding sequence ATGTTAAGAGGGCTTAGGTCAATAATACCAGCCGCTGGTGAAGCAACACGCTTAAGACCGCATACACTAGTAAAGCAAAAGCCTATGTTGCCCATGGGGTCTGATGGCAAGAAAATAATAGATTGGTCGCTGAATATTGCTAGTCAAACAGAGTCTACGACGGTTACTCTACATTTTGATGAGTCTAAAACTAAAGACCTTGAAAATCACTTGGAGTCAAAAAAAGATAAAGTTGCTGCGTTGCGAGACAGTAGACGTATGGGCGCAGCCTCATTAATTGCTTTTTCATACGACCTGTTTGAACCTTATCCCGAAGGCAATTCATTGATATTACCCGCAGACCACGTAGTAGAGAATATTAACTTGAGTGAGTTTTACGAAAAGCACTTAGAAATGGACGCGGATGTTACTATACTGGGTGTTGATATTAAACCTTATGGTCAGTACATACATGCGCATAATGGTACGGTTGGTGAAATAAGTGACCACCCAGGAGGGTCAGAATATATGAGTTCATCCGGGATTTATATAATAAGTAACATAAAGTTGCTAGAATGGATAGCTCGCAATAAGCGCAATGGTTGGAATGGCGAACATCGAAGTTTAATGAGAGATTTTATCACGCCGTTAATCTATACTGGTAACGTTGTTTCACATAGACTGCCAGACGAAGGCTATTGGGACGATGCTGGCACTATAAAAAGGTACTATGATAACAACATGAGACTGAGTTTATCAAATAATGTTTTGGATGATGAAGCTACGATAGGTGGTGAGGCGACCGTCTCTAGATCGGTTCTTATAGGGTCGACTGCTATTAAGTCTGGTATTATAGATGCTGAAATTATTTCTTCTGATGGATTGAATCAATACAGTACAAAGATATATAATAGAAGGCAATGA
- the rppH_4 gene encoding RNA pyrophosphohydrolase, protein MAIQKWRKISSRHILDHPRMQLVEDEVELPSGKKIQYLRQEYSGRGGVIVICRKGDKILVQREYSYPVDEILWQFPGGKIEADETPEQATTRELAEESGIKAENAKCIGWFYPDNRRTNARLFVVECDYVTDDEKARPDDTEFIESEWIENGQISQMIRRGEVRNYAMLAAWGMLQSR, encoded by the coding sequence ATGGCTATACAAAAATGGCGAAAAATAAGCTCTCGGCATATACTCGACCATCCGCGAATGCAGTTGGTAGAGGATGAGGTTGAGCTACCGAGCGGCAAAAAGATTCAGTATCTGCGGCAAGAATATAGCGGTCGCGGCGGGGTGATTGTGATTTGCCGAAAGGGCGATAAAATACTGGTTCAGCGCGAATATTCGTACCCGGTGGATGAGATTTTATGGCAGTTTCCGGGCGGGAAGATTGAGGCTGACGAGACGCCCGAACAGGCGACGACGCGGGAGCTGGCTGAAGAATCGGGGATTAAAGCGGAAAATGCGAAGTGTATCGGCTGGTTTTACCCCGATAATCGCCGAACTAATGCAAGGTTATTTGTGGTTGAGTGTGATTACGTGACTGATGACGAAAAAGCTCGACCGGACGACACGGAGTTTATCGAGTCTGAGTGGATTGAGAATGGTCAAATTAGCCAAATGATTCGTCGTGGTGAAGTGCGCAATTACGCTATGTTGGCGGCGTGGGGAATGCTTCAGAGTAGGTGA
- the bshA gene encoding N-acetyl-alpha-D-glucosaminyl L-malate synthase, whose amino-acid sequence MKILILAGQFYPDLAGSGIATCLIARFMAERGHNVTVCVDEDNQYLSEVNGHPDFKIIHIPEYKDFMTGLAGFGKPARAIAKELRKNYDVVHVYSYMPMLLLSTLGDIIGDTKVFFTFWNAPDIGKRALGFYDDSPLDLSLARFIIESGRYHKMVLGSKASYNSALHLGAKSELTSFCYHGIDLKAFRESLYRDIDVFSKYFNRRPTANRLILLPGRITQRKGVEEAIYALSEVSRKYDAQLLLTSDGRGGRYEEAVKRLATLLNVNDRILISNKPVSQEDMGALYKSVNISIIPSYYEGLGFTAIESLAASLPTIVSNTSGLDEIGINGYNCLTVEPRNSRSLADAIIRLLGDDKLQDKLMNNATSSIEKFDMRFFVDYIEDEYKKVARLC is encoded by the coding sequence ATGAAAATATTAATTTTAGCCGGTCAATTTTATCCTGATTTAGCAGGCAGTGGTATAGCGACATGCTTGATAGCGCGATTTATGGCAGAAAGAGGTCATAACGTAACTGTCTGCGTGGATGAAGACAATCAATATTTAAGTGAGGTTAATGGTCATCCTGACTTCAAAATTATACATATTCCTGAATACAAAGATTTTATGACAGGTTTAGCAGGCTTCGGTAAGCCTGCGCGGGCAATAGCAAAAGAGCTAAGAAAAAACTATGACGTTGTCCATGTATATAGCTACATGCCTATGCTACTACTATCCACTCTTGGTGATATTATCGGTGATACAAAAGTGTTTTTTACGTTCTGGAATGCTCCTGATATTGGAAAAAGAGCATTAGGTTTTTATGACGATTCACCTCTCGATTTGTCTTTAGCTAGATTCATCATAGAGTCTGGGAGGTATCATAAAATGGTTCTCGGTAGCAAGGCTAGTTATAATTCCGCTCTTCATCTTGGGGCAAAAAGCGAGTTAACCTCTTTTTGCTATCATGGGATTGACTTGAAAGCTTTTAGGGAGTCGCTATACAGAGATATTGATGTCTTTAGTAAGTATTTTAACAGGCGACCTACCGCAAATAGATTAATTTTGCTTCCAGGGCGTATTACACAACGAAAAGGCGTCGAGGAGGCAATATATGCGTTATCTGAAGTAAGCAGAAAATACGATGCACAGCTGCTATTAACAAGTGATGGACGTGGAGGCCGATATGAGGAGGCAGTGAAAAGGTTAGCTACTTTACTTAATGTCAACGATAGAATCCTGATTTCGAATAAGCCAGTCTCGCAGGAAGACATGGGAGCACTGTATAAAAGCGTTAATATATCTATTATACCGTCATATTATGAAGGTCTGGGGTTTACTGCCATCGAGTCGCTAGCAGCTTCGCTTCCAACAATTGTGTCTAATACTTCTGGGTTGGATGAAATAGGTATTAATGGCTACAATTGCTTAACTGTAGAGCCTCGCAACTCGCGGTCGCTAGCAGATGCTATTATAAGATTGCTTGGAGATGATAAATTACAAGATAAGTTAATGAATAACGCAACCAGTTCCATTGAGAAATTTGATATGAGGTTTTTTGTTGACTATATAGAAGATGAGTATAAAAAGGTTGCAAGATTATGTTAA